The genomic region ACGTAGAGCCTGGTCGTAACTTGCCACCGCCTGATCATACCGGCCCAATTCACAAAGCGCATTTCCCCGCAAGTACCAAGCGCGAAAATCATCCAGCCGGTAGCCCAAAGCCTGATCAAAACTATCTACCGCATCCTGATAACAACCGGCTTGCCAAAGCGCCTTTCCTCGCTGATACCAAGGCCAATAACCATCAGGTCGGCATTCCAACAGCCTGTTATAGCTGGCCATAACATCGTTATCATAACCGGCTAAACGCACAGCACGAACAGATTTATAAGTATTCATAAATATAAACAGAGCAGACAAAGGCTTCCAGTTTCTATTGTAAACTCAAGGGCAACGGCATTACAAAACTAGCCATCCAAACAGCTATAGCCTTTTTCTTATAACTGGGGGCCAGAAAAACTGGTTTTTGTTTAAAAACAGACTTTAGAACATAAGCACTGTAATTCCTACCACTAAAAACTGCTTTATTTTTGTGCGGTTTTATAGGCTGATCAAAAACGCACTCCTAATGCCAACAATTCTTAACAAATTTATTCCTCTTCTCGTAGCAACGTCCCAAAGCGTTGATCTCCACGAATGCCATCAAAATAGCGAGATTTTTCTACCAATTGCCCGTACTCAGCCTTTGCCTTTTCCAAGCAAAACCGCAAATTCTCTAAAACTCGCTCAACATTCCCCAACATTGCATAACAGCAAGCCTTATCATAGCGAGTTTCCACATCATCAGGTTTAGTCTCAAGCGCCCTTTCATAACAAGAAATAGCCGACTCATAACGCCCCAAACGCTGGCAAGCTAAACCGCGCCGATGCCAAGCCCAAAAATCATCCTCCTTAACATCCAAAGCTTGATCATAACTCTCGATAGCCGCCTCATAAAAGCCACCGTGACGCAAAGCCTCACCCTTGCGATAATTTCCCCAATAATCGTGAGGCTTAATTTCCAGCGCCTTATCAAAACTCGCCACCGCCTCATCAACCTTATCAAGATCATCAAAAACAACGCCCCGCTGATACCACGCCCAATAATCATTAGGACGAAACTTTAAAGCTTTTTCATAACTACTTAAAGCCTCCTCATAGCGCTTTAAATCTGCCAAAGACTTGCCGCGCTGATACCACGCCCAATAATCCTCGCCTCGAACTTCCAGCGCCTTTTCATAACTTTTAACTGCCTGATCATAGCGCTTTAAATCATCAAGAACATTGCCCCGCTGATACCATGCCCAATAATCATCAGGCCGACATTCAATAGCTTTTTCGTAACTACTTAATGCCTCCTCATACCGGCCCGAATTATGTAAAACTGTTCCCCTCTTATACCATTCCAGATAATCTCGCTTTAAGGTTTCTGATTCTTTTTCCGTATCATTTGCTACTAAATTGCTCGTTTCTGTAGCACCCTGTTCTGCATTTGGCAATAGATTTTCGGCCATAAAAATTTCAGCACTTATCATAAACATTTTCTTTCGGTTCCAATATAAACCAAATGCCGGTGAGTTTGCCTTGCGGCTTTTAGCTTAAGTAGTCAATTGATGACAAAAAACCACCCCCAGCCTTTATTTCTCTTGAATATTTCCAAAAAAAAACCCGTTTCTTTGAGAAACAGGGTTTCGGAACTTTCACAAATAATTAAAAAACTTAAAAATTTGCCCAAACTTTTGGCTTAATCCTGACGTAGCGCCCCCTCTTCAATCAAAGCTTGGAATCGCTCATCCTCGCGGATTTCATCAAAATCTGCATCAGTTTTAGCCAACTCTAAATATCGATCCGGATGCAAATTAATTGCCTTTTCTAAATTAGCAATTGCCTGCTCAACATCGCCATAACCCGCATAGCAACAAGCCTTGTTATACCAAGCCTTATGCTGATCCGGTTGGAAATGTAACGCTTGATCATAACTTGCTATCGCCGAATATTGGCAACCCAAATTATTCAAAGCACTACCGCGAAAATACCAAGCATCCGGGTTATTAGAATTCAGCGCCAAAGCCTTATCCAAACTCACAACAGCCTCAGCAAACCGGCCTATATTTTGCAAAGCCATTCCCCGGTTATACCAAGCCCACTGATAATCCGCCTTGATACTTAAAGCCTTATCATAATGAATAATCGCCTGTTCATACTCGCCTAAATCGTAGAGAGCGTTTGCCTTATTATGCAAAGCTTCGTGAAAATCCGACTTAATTTCCAGCGCCCGATCATAACAAGTAATTACTTGTTCCAACCGGCCCAACTGACGCAAGGCGATTCCCCGATGATACCAAGCCCAATAATAATCGGGCTTAAACTCAATCGCCCGCTCATAACTAACAATAGCCTCCTCAAGCCGACCGACATTTTTCAGAGAAATACCGCGATTATTCCAAGCCCAAAAATAATCCGACTTAAACTTAATAGCCTTTTCATAGCTATAAATTGCTTCCTCAAACCGGCCTAAGTCATCCAATGCGTTACCGCGATTATTCCAAGCCTCGTGAAAAGCAGGTTTATATTCCAACGCCTTATCGTAACTCGCAACCGCTGCCTCATACCGGCCTATATGATACAGCGCATTTCCCCGACTGTACCAAATCTCACTGTGATCTGGTTGCAACTCCAAAGCTCTATCATAACTGGCAATTGCTGTTACATATTGTTGAGTTCGGTTGAGGTGTAAACCCTTTTGAAAAAAGAATTCAACCTCCAGATCGCTAGTATGGTTCATATCAGTTGACATCTACCTTTAGGATGATTTTATTTACCATACCCAAAAACATAACATTCTTCAACTATTCCGTAAATATTTAGTTGCAAAAATCTGACATCTTTCTCTGGAGTGATATTTTTTAAAATTCCCAGATCCCCAGCCAGGCTAACTTCCGTTAAATCACTCATCCCATAAAACCACCGCAAAAAAACCTCAAACTCAGTTAGGCAGTAAGTTTTCCCAGAAAAACACGGTAAAATTCACTGCAACAAAAACTCAAAACCAAAATGACAAACCAACCAAGCCAAACCTACCGTATAGAAAAAGACTCAATGGGCGAACGGCAAATCCCAGCCGAAGCGTATTATGGAATACAAACCCTGAGAGCAACCGAAAACTTTCCCATCAGTGGCATCAAACCCCTAGCAACCTATGTAGACGCCTGCCTGCTAATCAAAAAAGCCACAGCCATAGCCAACGGCGAACTAGGCTGCATTTCCCAAGAAATAAGCCAAGTTATAGTCAAAGCAGCCGACGAAATATTACAAGGAAAACTGCGAGATCAATTTGTCGTAGATATCTATCAAGCCGGCGCCGGTACATCCCACCACATGAACATCAACGAAGTGCTATCAAACCGAGCACTCGAACTCTTAGGAGACGAAAAAGGTAACTACAAACGCATCAACCCCAACGATCACGTCAACTACGGACAATCAACCAACGACGTCATCCCCACAGCCATACGCATCGGCGGCTTACTCGCCTTAGAACATTCCCTCTATCCAGCCATAAACGAAGCCATCACAGCCTTAGAAAAAAAAGGCGAAGAATTCCAAAACATTGTTAAATCAGGCAGAACCCACCTGCAAGACGCCGTACCCGTCCGCTTAGGAGAAAACTTTCGAGCCTGGGCACAAATATTAACAGATCACAAAACCCGAATTGAAACAGCATCCCAAGATTTAATGATATTAGGCTTAGGAGGAAGCGCCGCCGGCACCGGTTTAAATACCCATCCCCAATATCGCCATCGCGTCGCCGAATTACTCTCAGAATATCTCAACAAACCCCTCAAACCGGCACCGCACCTCATGGCAGCCATGCAGAGTATGGCACCCTTTGTTAACGTCTCCGGTTCCCTGCGGAACCTAGCCCAAGACTGCGTAAAAATTTCCCATGATTTAAGATTAATGGATTCCGGCCCCAAAACCGGCCTCAAAGAAATTCAACTGCCACCCGTCCAGCCAGGCTCATCAATTATGCCAGGAAAATATAACCCCGTTATGGCAGAAATGACCTCAATGGTATGCTTTCAAGTCATGGGATACGATAACGCTATTGCCCTTGCAGCCCAGGCCGGTCAACTAGAATTAAACGTTATGATGCCTCTGATAGCT from Ancylothrix sp. D3o harbors:
- a CDS encoding tetratricopeptide repeat protein, which gives rise to MSTDMNHTSDLEVEFFFQKGLHLNRTQQYVTAIASYDRALELQPDHSEIWYSRGNALYHIGRYEAAVASYDKALEYKPAFHEAWNNRGNALDDLGRFEEAIYSYEKAIKFKSDYFWAWNNRGISLKNVGRLEEAIVSYERAIEFKPDYYWAWYHRGIALRQLGRLEQVITCYDRALEIKSDFHEALHNKANALYDLGEYEQAIIHYDKALSIKADYQWAWYNRGMALQNIGRFAEAVVSLDKALALNSNNPDAWYFRGSALNNLGCQYSAIASYDQALHFQPDQHKAWYNKACCYAGYGDVEQAIANLEKAINLHPDRYLELAKTDADFDEIREDERFQALIEEGALRQD
- a CDS encoding tetratricopeptide repeat protein, yielding MAENLLPNAEQGATETSNLVANDTEKESETLKRDYLEWYKRGTVLHNSGRYEEALSSYEKAIECRPDDYWAWYQRGNVLDDLKRYDQAVKSYEKALEVRGEDYWAWYQRGKSLADLKRYEEALSSYEKALKFRPNDYWAWYQRGVVFDDLDKVDEAVASFDKALEIKPHDYWGNYRKGEALRHGGFYEAAIESYDQALDVKEDDFWAWHRRGLACQRLGRYESAISCYERALETKPDDVETRYDKACCYAMLGNVERVLENLRFCLEKAKAEYGQLVEKSRYFDGIRGDQRFGTLLREEE
- a CDS encoding aspartate ammonia-lyase, whose translation is MTNQPSQTYRIEKDSMGERQIPAEAYYGIQTLRATENFPISGIKPLATYVDACLLIKKATAIANGELGCISQEISQVIVKAADEILQGKLRDQFVVDIYQAGAGTSHHMNINEVLSNRALELLGDEKGNYKRINPNDHVNYGQSTNDVIPTAIRIGGLLALEHSLYPAINEAITALEKKGEEFQNIVKSGRTHLQDAVPVRLGENFRAWAQILTDHKTRIETASQDLMILGLGGSAAGTGLNTHPQYRHRVAELLSEYLNKPLKPAPHLMAAMQSMAPFVNVSGSLRNLAQDCVKISHDLRLMDSGPKTGLKEIQLPPVQPGSSIMPGKYNPVMAEMTSMVCFQVMGYDNAIALAAQAGQLELNVMMPLIAYNLIHSIEILGNTLSALTRQCLQNITAVEDRCLAYAEGSLALVTALNTHIGYLNAAAVAKESLETGKSLRQIVIERGLMSAEQLAKVLDLEKMSEMPVD